DNA sequence from the Candidatus Kaistella beijingensis genome:
TCATCGGTCGCGTTTACCCAAAATTGGTAGAATTTGTAAGGCGAAGTTCTTTTTGGATCCAACCAATAATTTTCACCACTTTCCGACTTTCCAAACTTGGAACCATCTGACTTCGTGATAAGTGGGACAGTTAAAGCAAACGCTTCACCTTGCGCTTTTCTGCGAATGAGTTCAGTTCCGGTCGTGATATTTCCCCATTGATCAGTTCCGCCCATTTGAAGTTTCACATTTTTTTCACGGTACAGATGCAGGAAATCGTAACCTTGCAAAAGTTGGTAGGTAAATTCCGTGAAACTCATTCCTTCCGCACCGCCTTCTCCTGTAAATCTTTTCTTTACGGAATCTTTCGCCATCATGTAATTCACCGTGATGTTTTTCCCTATATCGCGAATGAAATCAAGGAAAGAAAATTCCTTCATCCAGTCGTAATTGTTTACAAGTTCAGCCTTATTTTCACCCTCTCCATCAAATTTCAAAAATTTAGAAAGCTGGTTTTTTAGGCAATCTACATAATGATTTAAGGTCGCCTCATCCAAAAGATTTCTCTCGTTGGATTTTCCCGAAGGATCGCCAATCATTCCTGTTGCACCACCAACCAATGCAATCGGTTTGTGGCCGTGTTGCTGAAAATGAGCCAAAATTTTGATCTGAATCAAACTCCCGATATGCAGCGAATCCGCAGTTGGATCGAATCCGATATAAGCGGTCGTCAATTCCTTATTCAGTTGTTCGTCTGTTCCGGGCATCATGTCGGCAAAAAGTCCGCGCCATTTCAGTTCTTCAATAAAAGGGTTCATTTCCTGTAAATTTTTTGAAGTCGCAAAGATAGGGAATTCGTCAAGATTTCTTTAAGGTTTTTGGGCGTGTTTTTCGCCAACGCACTTTCCAATTCTAAAAAAACCGCGTTTTCCGCTATATCTTTTCTTCCGCTTCGCTACAGAAAAGGATGCCGCTGCAACCGCTCACGCAGGGAGTCGCTTTTCATGAAATTTTTGGCAAAAAAGAAGGGTAAATAAAACACTCTTTTCGGCGGCGGCGAAGCCGCCGCCGAAAATTCCAATAAATAGAACCAATTTTTTTCAGGACAATTTAATAATTTTAAAATATTGATAATCAGATTTATATCCGATACAAACGACTACAAATGATATTAAACACTTCTTTACCGACTAAATTTTGGTGAGCGGTGAATCTTTGCACCAGAGATTTGCGGAAAAACAGTGAGACGCAATTCTAAAGTATAATTAATAAAAATTTAAAGTCATGTCACTAAGAAACAAAGTTACCTTAATCGGTAGAACAGGAAAAGAAGTCGAAATCGTAAAATTCGAAAACGGAAAACTGGCGAAAGTAAGTTTAGCCACCACAGATTACTATACCAATGCGCTTGGTGAAAAAGTAGAAGAAACGCAATGGCACAATCTCGTTGCCAACGGAAAATTAGCCGACATCATGGAAAAGTATGTAGAAAAAGGTAAAGAAATCGCCGTGGAGGGAAAAATCGTCTATAGAACTTACGACGATAAAGATGGAGTAAAAAGATATACCACCGATATTCGTGTAGAAGAATTAGTGATGGTCGGAAGCAAATAACTTGGTGAAATGAGCCGATTTGCAAATTGTAATTCGGCTCAGTCTCCCATCATTCAACAACAAACACCATAAAAATCCACCAATCATGAAAGTAAAATTAATAAAAGTCCGTTTGTCGGAAGAATATATCTACAGTGACCAAAGAATTCTAGACCAGTTTTTGAGAGAAAATAATATTTTGAAATACGAATCCGCTTTTGTGAAGGACGATGAAAGTTACTGGTCCGTTATTCTTTATTACGAGGAAATGAAAATGTCGGTCAACGAAGCAAAATCCCAAAAATATTCTGCCGGAAAAGATGCAGAATTAAGCAAGGATGAAATTGCAATTTTAGATTCGCTAAAACTTTGGCGCACCGAGAAAGCAAAAGAGCAAAATCTTCCAGTTTATTTTATAGCAACCAATAATGAATTATTATCCATCGCAAAATACAAACCGATAAAAAAAGAAGAATTGCTTGATATAAAAGGTTTCGGCAGACACAAACTCGAAAATTATGGCGAAGAAATCATCGAAATTTTAGAGCGTGTATGATAAAATAATGCGATGTAATCAATAGGAATCCGTCTCACAACTGAGGCGGATTTTTTTTGGTTATTATTTAGGATTTTTGTATATTTATCATTGATAATCAGATAGTTGTTTATGAATTTCAAGCATTATAACCAAAATCAGCTGGTGCTGTTTCCTTATAGTTTTGAGGAATTGATTCCCGAAAATCACCCTGTTCGGATTGTCAATGATATTTTGGAGAGAATTAATATAGATCCGCTTCTAAAAGCCTACAGCAGAGAAGGAAATCCCAGTTATCATCCCGGGATGATGCTCAAAGTGATGGTTTTTGCGTACATGAATAATATTTATTCCTCCCGGAAGATAGAAAAAGCGCTTCGGGAAAATATCAATTTTATGTGGCTTTCCAACATGAGCATTGTGGATCACAATACCGTGAACCGCTTCCGGAGCAATAAGCTGGAAGCGGCTTTCAAGGATATTTTCTCGCAAGTAGTTTTGCTTTTGGCAGATGAAGGCTTGGTGAGTTTGAAACAGGTTTTTGTGGATGGAACGAAAATCGAAGCACAGGCAAACCGCTACACTTTTGTTTGGGCAAATGCCATTAAAACCAATAAAGAAAAAATGCTCCGCCAATTGGAAGATCTTTGGAAATACGCTCAAAACGTGGCAAGAGAGGAAGACAAAGACCCTGAACCGCCTGAGTTTAAAGAAATCAGCAAAGAAAAGATCCAGCAAACCGTAGAAAATATCAATGCCAAATTGAAAGGCAGCGACCGCAAGACCGATTCCGACAAAAAAGCTAAAGCCAAGCTGAATTACATTAAAAATAATTTTGAGAAAAACCTCGATAAATACGAAGCTCAGGAAGCGATTTTAAAAGAAAGAAACTCTTACAGCAAGACGGATGAAGACGCCACTTTTATGAGAATGAAGGATGATCACATGCAGAACGGACAACTTAAACCCGCCTACAATGCACAAATTTCTACGGAGAATCAAATCATCGTCAATTATACCATTCATCAGCAGACCAATGACTTCAATACCCTAGAGCATCATCTTAAAAATTTTGAGAAACTCTATGGGGAAAAAAGATTGGCGGAATTAGAAGAACTCACTGCCGATGCAGGTTATGGGAGCGAGCAGAACTATGAATTGCTGGAACAGAACAATATTACACCTTATGTAAAATACAACACCTTCGACAAAGAGCAGGATGCCCATTATCAGGCGAAACACAAAACATTCAGCAAAGAAAATCTGCACTACAATCAGGAAAAAGATTATTACGTCTGTGCGATGGGTCAAAAGATGGAAAAAACACACGAAAGCACTCGGAAAACCAAGACCGGTTACCCTCAAAAACTCTCGCATTATCAGGCTAAAAACTGTGATGGATGCCCAATCAGAGGCGTTTGTCACAGTTCCAAAGAAAATCGCAGTGTAGAGCGAAACCATCATCTGGAACAGTACAAAGAGAAAATCAGGGAACTATTAAACAGCCAAGAAGGCATTAAAAAACGCAGACAACGCTCGGTTGAAGTAGAACCTGTGTTTGCACATCTGAAACATTGCAACAATTTTAAGCGGTTTACCCTGAAAGGTCTGAAAAAAGTAGAATTGGAGTTCGGATTGCACGCATTAGCACACAATTTAAGAAAGAAAGTTGCCTAAAGAAGACAACTTTTTCTTTTTCCAAAACATTGAAGATTGGAACTGCAATAAAAAATCCGCCTCAATTTTTATTGTGAGACAGATTCTTTTTAATGAAGAATACATTGGCTTTAGCCGAAAATTCGCATTAGATCTTTTATTAAATTTTTTCAGAAACTACAATCAGTCAAATCATTATCATTTCCTTATTTTTGCAAATGTAGATTGCTTTATCAATCGTCAATTATTATTCATCAATCATAAAAAATGAAGCCAAGCTTAGCAAAAGGAACAAGAGATTTTTCTTCCGAGGAAGTTTTCCGAAGAAAATTCATTATCAATACATTACAAAATAATTTTGAACTTTTCGGATTTCAACCTTTGGAAACCCCGAGTTTTGAAAACCTTTCAACTCTAACCGGAAAATATGGTGAAGAAGGTGACCGTTTGATTTTCAAAATTTTGAATTCTGGAGATTACGCTTCCAAGACAAAAGATGAAGATTGGAACTCAAAAAACTCACAAAAACTCATTTCGCAGATTTCGGAAAAAGCGTTGCGTTATGATTTGACGGTTCCTTTTGCGAGATATGTCACGATGAATCACGGAACCATGACTTTTCCTTTCAAACGTTACCAAATCCAGCCGGTTTGGAGAGCGGATCGTCCACAGAAAGGCAGGTTCAGAGAGTTTTATCAATGTGATGCCGATGTAGTTGGAAGCGAAAGTTTATGGCAGGAAGTGGAGCTGGTTCAACTTTATCTTCAATCTTTTTCAGATTTGAAAATTCCGGTGACGCTACATTTGAATAATAGAAAAATTCTTTCCGGACTTGCGGAATATGCAGGAATTTCAAAACATTTAATTGAGTTTACCGTCGCTTTAGACAAGTTGGATAAAATTGGTAAAGAAGGAGTTATTAAAGAACTTCTTGAAAAAAATATCAGTCAAACATCCATCGATAAATTGGAGTTTCTTTTCGAACAGACTGATGATTCCATGGAAAATCTCCTTTTATTAAAGGAAAAATTTGTGGAAGACGACCTCGGTTTCAAAGGAGTTGAAGAATTGGAATTTGTTTTCAATAAATGTTTGGATTTGGGAATTTCTCTCGAAAATTTAAAGTTCGACATTACTTTAGCGAGAGGACTTGATTATTATACCGGTGCCATTTTCGAGGTGAAAGCAGATGAGGTTGCAATGGGTTCCATTGGTGGTGGTGGAAGATACGACAACTTAACCGAGGTTTTCGGGGTGAAAAATATTCCGGGAATCGGGATTTCTTTCGGGCTCGACCGAATTTATTTGGTCATGGAAGAACTTGGTCTTTTTCCCCAAAGTATCGAAAATTCTGTAAAATATCTTTTTGCGAATTATGGCGAAAGAGAATCTTTGGAAGCATTAAAAGTAATCTTCCAGCTTCGCAAAAATGGAATTTCAGCCGAACTTTATCCCGAATCAGCCAAATTGAAAAAGCAGTTCACTTACGCAGAGAAAAAAGGAATTCCAAATTTAGTTTTCTTTGGTGAACAGGAAATTTCAGAAAATAAAATCACCATAAAAAATCTTGAATCCGGAGAACAAAAAACACTTTCTATAAATGAATTTTTGAACTAATTTTATTCTTCAAACCTGAAACCTGAAACTTGAAACCGAAAATTCAAACGATATCAAACAACTTTAAACCATTTCAAACAAAACTCCTATGTGGTGGCTTTACGCACTTCTTTCCGCCTTCTTCGCTGCACTCACTGCCATTTTTGCAAAGATCGGTGTGGAAAATGTAAACTCCAATTTGGCGACTGCAATTCGAACAGTTGTGGTTTTGGTGATGATTTGGCTCATTGTCTTTTCGCGCGGGGAAATGAAGGGAATTGGTGAACTTTCCAACAAAACATGGTTTTTTCTCGGAATTTCGGGAGTTGCAACCGGACTTTCTTGGATTTTCTATTTCAAGGCTTTACAAATGGGCGAAGTTTCCAAAGTGGCGGGAATAGATAAGTTGAGTTTGGCTTTAACCATCATTTTTGCGGTAATCTTTTTAGGCGAAACTTTAACCTGGAAAACCGCACTTGGAGCAGGATTGATTATTACAGGAACCTTATTTTTAATTTGGAAATAATGAAAACTTTCCACATTCTAAATGGCGATTGTCTTCATCAAAGATTTCCAAATGATTTGGACGGAGAGAAAATAATTTGGCGTGAATGTTTAATTGATGGTCCAGTTTCGGAAACAAATTTTTTGGAATATCGAGCAAAATTTATTCAAGAAAGCTTTGGAGAAACAAAGGAAGGCTATTTAGAAAAAGTTTTGAACGAGTTTGAGAAAATTAAAAATATTCCCCAAAATGCCGACGTTTACTTTTGGTTTGAGGACGATTTGTTTTGTCAGGTAAATCTGTGGTTTTTGCTTTCTAATTTTTCATGTGAAAATCAAAGCTTATTTGCGGTTTTTCCCACTTTTAATGATGAAAAAAACAGATGGAAAGGTTTTGGCAATCACGACGCTGAAGATTTGAAAAGATGTTTCGCGGAATCAAAGAAAATCAATTCGAACGATTTTGAATTAGGACAAAAATTATGGAAAGCCTTTTCAAAAGGGGACTTACAGAAATTAAAAATATTTTCAAAATCAAAATCCGAAATTTTTAGAAAACTGAAAGACGTTTCAATTGCAAACGAAAACCGATTCAACGGAAATTTAGATAAACAAATTTCAGAACTTGCCAATCAAGAAAGTGATGTCAATAAATTATTTCAGAAATTTACAGAAAAATATGGAATTTACGGTTTCGGCGATTTACAGTTCAAAAGGTATTTTCCTCAACCTTAGCCTTAACCTTAACCTTAACCTTAACCTTAACCTTAACCTCAACCTATGCAAGACTATCTCGAAATCAACCGCAATTCCTGGAACGCCAAAGTAGAGCCGCATCTGAAATCCGACTTCTATTTTGTGGAGGAATTTCTACATGGAAGAACTTCTTTAAACTCGATTGAGCTTGAACTTTTGGGCGATGTGAAAGGAAACGAAATTCTCCATCTTCAATGTCATTTTGGGCAGGATTCCATTTCGCTTTCAAGAATGGGCGCGAAAGTTACAGGAATTGATTTGTCGGATAAAGCGATTGAAACCGCAAAAAATTTAGCACAAAAATGCGGAACAGATACCGAATTTATCGTTTCGGATGTTTACGATTTGCCAAATGTTCTGGATCAGAAATTTGACATCGTTTACAGCAGTTATGGAACCATTGGTTGGCTTCCCGATTTGGAAAAGTGGGCAAAAGTGATTTCACGCTTCCTGAAACCAGGCGGAAAATTTGTTTTTGTGGAATTTCATCCCGTGATTTGGATGTTTGATGACGATTTTACTTTTGTGAAGTACAATTATTTCAATGAAAAACCGATTATGGAAACCTACGAAGGAACTTATGCAGACCAATCCGCAAACATTGTGCAAGATTACGTCATGTGGAATCATCCTCTTTCTGATGTTCTGAATAATTTAATCAAAGAAAACCTCAAAATAGAATATTTTGAGGAATACGACTGGTCGCCTTATGCGTGTTTCCGCCACAATGAGGAATTTGAGAAAGGAAAATACAGAATACCACAATTTGGGAATAAGGTTCCACATGTTTTTTCGGTGGTTGCCGGGAAATAGTTTTTGTAAGTGTAAAAGATAATTCTAACTGAGAAAAATTTTAAGTTTTTAAATTTTGCTTGTTTTGCTTTAAAAATATTAACAAAGTTGTTTTCAAGAAATTTATTGAGGTAATCGACTTATTTATAAAGTAAAATTTTCGCAGAATCAATTAAAATCATGCAATTTGAAACAAATTTTTTGTACTATTGCAAACCTAATTCGAATTTCGAATTTCGTACTTCAAATTTTTTACGGGGGATTAGCTCATTTGGCTAGAGCGTTTGACTGGCAGTCAAAAGGTGGTCGGTTCGATCCCGATATCCTCCACTTCTTTATTTTACTAACCTCTGATTATCAGAGGTTATTTTGCGTTTAAACCACTCTTAATTCCTGCTACCTTTCCTAATTTTTATTCATAAAAAAGGAGGCAGAATAAACTATTAATTGATTATAGTAGAAATCTTTTGAAAAAAGATTTTTTATTGCAAAGTTATTTTTCACGAAATTCTTATGAACAACTGATTTCAAGCGATCAACAATTTGGGAAACGATTAAAAGTGAAAATTTTGGCAGGTTACTTGGGAATTCAGTTAAACAGGATCCGTAAAGACAGAAATCTGGCCAGTGCAAAAAGATCAATGTAAAAATTTAAAGATGACAGCTAAAGAATAGGAACGAACTTAACTAAAAGAATCTGTCTCACAATAAAAATTGAGGCGGATTTTTTATTGCAGTTCCAATCTTCAATGTTTTGGAAAAAGAAAAAGTTGTCTTCTTTAGGCAACTTTCTTTCTTAAATTGTGTGCTAATGCGTGCAATCCGAACTCCAATTCTACTTTTTTCAGACCTTTCAGGGTAAACCGCTTAAAATTGTTGCAATGTTTCAGATGTGCAAACACAGGTTCTACTTCAACCGAGCGTTGTCTGCGTTTTTTAATGCCTTCTTGGCTGTTTAATAGTTCCCTGATTTTCTCTTTGTACTGTTCCAGATGATGGTTTCGCTCTACACTGCGATTTTCTTTGGAACTGTGACAAACGCCTCTGATTGGGCATCCATCACAGTTTTTAGCCTGATAATGCGAGAGTTTTTGAGGGTAACCGGTCTTGGTTTTCCGAGTGCTTTCGTGTGTTTTTTCCATCTTTTGACCCATCGCACAGACGTAATAATCTTTTTCCTGATTGTAGTGCAGATTTTCTTTGCTGAATGTTTTGTGTTTCGCCTGATAATGGGCATCCTGCTCTTTGTCGAAGGTGTTGTATTTTACATAAGGTGTAATATTGTTCTGTTCCAGCAATTCATAGTTCTGCTCGCTCCCATAACCTGCATCGGCAGTGAGTTCTTCTAATTCCGCCAATCTTTTTTCCCCATAGAGTTTCTCAAAATTTTTAAGATGATGCTCTAGGGTATTGAAGTCATTGGTCTGCTGATGAATGGTATAATTGACGATGATTTGATTCTCCGTAGAAATTTGTGCATTGTAGGCGGGTTTAAGTTGTCCGTTCTGCATGTGATCATCCTTCATTCTCATAAAAGTGGCGTCTTCATCCGTCTTGCTGTAAGAGTTTCTTTCTTTTAAAATCGCTTCCTGAGCTTCGTATTTATCGAGGTTTTTCTCAAAATTATTTTTAATGTAATTCAGCTTGGCTTTAGCTTTTTTGTCGGAATCGGTCTTGCGGTCGCTGCCTTTCAATTTGGCATTGATATTTTCTACGGTTTGCTGGATCTTTTCTTTGCTGATTTCTTTAAACTCAGGCGGTTCAGGGTCTTTGTCTTCCTCTCTTGCCACGTTTTGAGCGTATTTCCAAAGATCTTCCAATTGGCGGAGCATTTTTTCTTTATTGGTTTTAATGGCATTTGCCCAAACAAAAGTGTAGCGGTTTGCCTGTGCTTCGATTTTCGTTCCATCCACAAAAACCTGTTTCAAACTCACCAAGCCTTCATCTGCCAAAAGCAAAACTACTTGCGAGAAAATATCCTTGAAAGCCGCTTCCAGCTTATTGCTCCGGAAGCGGTTCACGGTATTGTGATCCACAATGCTCATGTTGGAAAGCCACATAAAATTGATATTTTCCCGAAGCGCTTTTTCTATCTTCCGGGAGGAATAAATATTATTCATGTACGCAAAAACCATCACTTTGAGCATCATCCCGGGATGATAACTGGGATTTCCTTCTCTGCTGTAGGCTTTTAGAAGCGGATCTATATTAATTCTCTCCAAAATATCATTGACAATCCGAACAGGGTGATTTTCGGGAATCAATTCCTCAAAACTATAAGGAAACAGCACCAGCTGATTTTGGTTATAATGCTTGAAATTCATAAACAACTATCTGATTATCAATGATAAATATACAAAAATCCTAAATAATAACCAAAAAAAATCCGCCTCAGTTGTGAGACGGATTCTTTTTAATATTCTTTTTCGGTATTTTTCCACAACACACCCACTCACCAACACACCCAAAATTTTTCAACTCAATCCCGAAATTTTCCCATCCTTGTCGATCACCATTCCTTCCGCAGCAGGAATATTCGGTAAGCCGGGCATTCTCATCATATCGCCCAAAATTGGAATAATGAATCCTGCACCTGCCGCAAACTCAAATTCGCGAACCGTGATTTTAAAATTAGAAGGTCGCCCAATTTTTGTCTCATCATCGGTTAAAGATTTTTGAGTTTTCGCCATACAAATCGGGACTTTATCGAAACCTAAATCATAAATCGTTTTCAGTTGATTTTTTGCTTTCTGGGAAAAAACCACACTTTCTGCACCGTAAATTTCTTTGGCAATCGTCTCTATTTTATATTCAACAGAATCATCAACTTTGTAAAGCGGTTTGAAATCATTTCCACAAAAATCCGCACAGTAAACCACTTCTTTTGCCAATTCGGTCATTCCTTCTCCGCCTTTTGAGAATTCTTCGGCGAGAATTGCTTTTACTCCTAATTTCTCACATTCGGATTTCACAAAATCAATTTCCTCTTCAGAATCGGTTGCAAAATGATTGATGGCGACAATGGGTTTCAGACCAAATTTAAAGGCGTTTTCAATATGCTTTTTTAAATTTTCAATTCCGTTTTTCACGAAAGGAAGATTGGGTTTTTCATATTCACCTTTTTTCGCACCACCGTGATAACGCAGTGCACGAATTGTCGCAACAATTACATACGCATCAGGTTTTATTTTTCCGTAATGACATTTGATATGGAGGAATTTTTCCGCACCCAAATCTGCGCCGAAACCTGCTTCTGTCACGACATAATCAGCCAATGAAAGTCCTGTTTTTGTAGCAATAATCGTGTTTGTTCCTTGTGCAATATTGGCAAAAGGTCCACCGTGAAGAATGGCAGGATTTCCTTCCAAAGTTTGCACAAGGTTTGGCTTAATGGCATCTCTTAACAAAATTGCCATCGCATTTTCTGCTTTTAAATCTCTTGCAAAAATCGGTTTCTTGTCAAAAGTAAAACCCACGAAAATATTTCCCAAACGGTTTTTCAAATCCTCAAAATCCCGACTTAAACAAAGAATCGCCATCACTTCACTTGCAGGAGTAATGTTGAAACCTTCTTCACGGGTAATTCCGTTGTTTGAGCCGCCTAAACCAACCACAATATGACGAAGCGAACGGTCATTCATATCCATCACTCGTTTCCAAACGATGGTTCTTGGGTCGAGGTTTAATGAGAATTTTTTGTTCTGTAAATTATTGTCAATCAATGCAGAAAGAAGATTATTGGCTTTTTCAATGGCAGCAAAATCTCCCGTGAAATGCAGATTAATATCCACCATCGGAATCACTTGCGCATAACCACCACCTGCAGCACCGCCTTTCACCCCGAAAACAGGACCGAGCGAAGGTTCGCGTAAAACGGCAATGGATTTTTTTCCAATTTTATTAAGACCATCGTTCAAGCCAACAGAAACTGTAGTTTTTCCCTCACCTGCAGGAGTTGGATTAATCGCGGTTACCAAAATAAGTTTGGACTTTTTGATTTTTTCTTCGTCAATGTATTTTAAAGGAATTTTGGCTTTGTGTTTTCCAAAATATTCCAAATCATCATTGTGGATTCCTATTTTTTCTGCAATGTTTTTAATGTGTTGGATGTTTGCTGATTCTGCAATTTCAAGGTCGGTTGGGAAACTCATAGATGTAAATTTTAAATCTATCAAATTTAGTCATATTCAGAGAATTTCAACAAAATTTTAAGCTGTTTAAAATCACCCTGAAAATTAAATCATTGCTCTTAAAATTTTGCAAACTAAAATTATGATGAGGAAATCAACAGTTCAATAATAAAAGATACGAATTGGCTTTAGCCAAAACTTATTTACAAACTTGAAATTCATTTTGCGTGAATTTTAAAACTTATCGATAAGATGAATACAGATTGAATATGGCATAAAAATTCCGTATTTTTGCAGAATTCCGAATTTTTAAAATTTCGGACCCTAAAAATGAAAGATTCTAAAGAATATATCGAAGTTTACGGCGCTCGTGAACACAATCTCAAAAACATTTCCGTAAAGATTCCACGCAACGAATTG
Encoded proteins:
- the tyrS gene encoding tyrosine--tRNA ligase; translated protein: MNPFIEELKWRGLFADMMPGTDEQLNKELTTAYIGFDPTADSLHIGSLIQIKILAHFQQHGHKPIALVGGATGMIGDPSGKSNERNLLDEATLNHYVDCLKNQLSKFLKFDGEGENKAELVNNYDWMKEFSFLDFIRDIGKNITVNYMMAKDSVKKRFTGEGGAEGMSFTEFTYQLLQGYDFLHLYREKNVKLQMGGTDQWGNITTGTELIRRKAQGEAFALTVPLITKSDGSKFGKSESGENYWLDPKRTSPYKFYQFWVNATDEDAERFIKFYTFLGKEEIENLISEHKTAPHERKLQKKLAEEVTVWVHNREELEKAVKASEILFGRSTAEDLVNLDEATFLEVFEGVPQKELSKNEVVGSNVIDLISEKSGFLKSKGEARRELQQNAISINKEKVDDTFEVADKDLIDGKFLLIQKGKKNYFIVKAL
- a CDS encoding EamA family transporter, which translates into the protein MWWLYALLSAFFAALTAIFAKIGVENVNSNLATAIRTVVVLVMIWLIVFSRGEMKGIGELSNKTWFFLGISGVATGLSWIFYFKALQMGEVSKVAGIDKLSLALTIIFAVIFLGETLTWKTALGAGLIITGTLFLIWK
- a CDS encoding class I SAM-dependent methyltransferase, yielding MQDYLEINRNSWNAKVEPHLKSDFYFVEEFLHGRTSLNSIELELLGDVKGNEILHLQCHFGQDSISLSRMGAKVTGIDLSDKAIETAKNLAQKCGTDTEFIVSDVYDLPNVLDQKFDIVYSSYGTIGWLPDLEKWAKVISRFLKPGGKFVFVEFHPVIWMFDDDFTFVKYNYFNEKPIMETYEGTYADQSANIVQDYVMWNHPLSDVLNNLIKENLKIEYFEEYDWSPYACFRHNEEFEKGKYRIPQFGNKVPHVFSVVAGK
- a CDS encoding HRDC domain-containing protein, translating into MKVKLIKVRLSEEYIYSDQRILDQFLRENNILKYESAFVKDDESYWSVILYYEEMKMSVNEAKSQKYSAGKDAELSKDEIAILDSLKLWRTEKAKEQNLPVYFIATNNELLSIAKYKPIKKEELLDIKGFGRHKLENYGEEIIEILERV
- a CDS encoding DUF1835 domain-containing protein; translation: MKTFHILNGDCLHQRFPNDLDGEKIIWRECLIDGPVSETNFLEYRAKFIQESFGETKEGYLEKVLNEFEKIKNIPQNADVYFWFEDDLFCQVNLWFLLSNFSCENQSLFAVFPTFNDEKNRWKGFGNHDAEDLKRCFAESKKINSNDFELGQKLWKAFSKGDLQKLKIFSKSKSEIFRKLKDVSIANENRFNGNLDKQISELANQESDVNKLFQKFTEKYGIYGFGDLQFKRYFPQP
- a CDS encoding formate--tetrahydrofolate ligase produces the protein MSFPTDLEIAESANIQHIKNIAEKIGIHNDDLEYFGKHKAKIPLKYIDEEKIKKSKLILVTAINPTPAGEGKTTVSVGLNDGLNKIGKKSIAVLREPSLGPVFGVKGGAAGGGYAQVIPMVDINLHFTGDFAAIEKANNLLSALIDNNLQNKKFSLNLDPRTIVWKRVMDMNDRSLRHIVVGLGGSNNGITREEGFNITPASEVMAILCLSRDFEDLKNRLGNIFVGFTFDKKPIFARDLKAENAMAILLRDAIKPNLVQTLEGNPAILHGGPFANIAQGTNTIIATKTGLSLADYVVTEAGFGADLGAEKFLHIKCHYGKIKPDAYVIVATIRALRYHGGAKKGEYEKPNLPFVKNGIENLKKHIENAFKFGLKPIVAINHFATDSEEEIDFVKSECEKLGVKAILAEEFSKGGEGMTELAKEVVYCADFCGNDFKPLYKVDDSVEYKIETIAKEIYGAESVVFSQKAKNQLKTIYDLGFDKVPICMAKTQKSLTDDETKIGRPSNFKITVREFEFAAGAGFIIPILGDMMRMPGLPNIPAAEGMVIDKDGKISGLS
- a CDS encoding IS1182 family transposase, whose amino-acid sequence is MNFKHYNQNQLVLFPYSFEELIPENHPVRIVNDILERINIDPLLKAYSREGNPSYHPGMMLKVMVFAYMNNIYSSRKIEKALRENINFMWLSNMSIVDHNTVNRFRSNKLEAAFKDIFSQVVLLLADEGLVSLKQVFVDGTKIEAQANRYTFVWANAIKTNKEKMLRQLEDLWKYAQNVAREEDKDPEPPEFKEISKEKIQQTVENINAKLKGSDRKTDSDKKAKAKLNYIKNNFEKNLDKYEAQEAILKERNSYSKTDEDATFMRMKDDHMQNGQLKPAYNAQISTENQIIVNYTIHQQTNDFNTLEHHLKNFEKLYGEKRLAELEELTADAGYGSEQNYELLEQNNITPYVKYNTFDKEQDAHYQAKHKTFSKENLHYNQEKDYYVCAMGQKMEKTHESTRKTKTGYPQKLSHYQAKNCDGCPIRGVCHSSKENRSVERNHHLEQYKEKIRELLNSQEGIKKRRQRSVEVEPVFAHLKHCNNFKRFTLKGLKKVELEFGLHALAHNLRKKVA
- the hisS gene encoding histidine--tRNA ligase — its product is MKPSLAKGTRDFSSEEVFRRKFIINTLQNNFELFGFQPLETPSFENLSTLTGKYGEEGDRLIFKILNSGDYASKTKDEDWNSKNSQKLISQISEKALRYDLTVPFARYVTMNHGTMTFPFKRYQIQPVWRADRPQKGRFREFYQCDADVVGSESLWQEVELVQLYLQSFSDLKIPVTLHLNNRKILSGLAEYAGISKHLIEFTVALDKLDKIGKEGVIKELLEKNISQTSIDKLEFLFEQTDDSMENLLLLKEKFVEDDLGFKGVEELEFVFNKCLDLGISLENLKFDITLARGLDYYTGAIFEVKADEVAMGSIGGGGRYDNLTEVFGVKNIPGIGISFGLDRIYLVMEELGLFPQSIENSVKYLFANYGERESLEALKVIFQLRKNGISAELYPESAKLKKQFTYAEKKGIPNLVFFGEQEISENKITIKNLESGEQKTLSINEFLN
- a CDS encoding single-stranded DNA-binding protein — translated: MSLRNKVTLIGRTGKEVEIVKFENGKLAKVSLATTDYYTNALGEKVEETQWHNLVANGKLADIMEKYVEKGKEIAVEGKIVYRTYDDKDGVKRYTTDIRVEELVMVGSK